One Serpentinicella alkaliphila DNA segment encodes these proteins:
- a CDS encoding deoxycytidylate deaminase: MRPPWDDYFMEIAEVVKKRSTCIRRQVGAIIVSDKRILASGYNGAPSGIEHCEQSGCLRDKLNIPSGERHELCRGLHAEQNAIIQAALHGASIKGSTIYVTHMPCIICAKMIINAGITRIVFKGEYPDSFSEEMLREAGILLQKYD; encoded by the coding sequence ATGAGACCACCTTGGGATGATTACTTTATGGAGATAGCAGAGGTTGTAAAAAAGAGATCCACATGTATTCGTCGGCAAGTTGGGGCAATTATAGTTTCAGACAAGCGGATACTTGCAAGTGGATATAATGGGGCCCCTTCTGGTATTGAACACTGCGAACAAAGTGGATGTCTTAGAGATAAGCTAAACATACCTTCAGGGGAAAGGCATGAACTTTGCAGAGGACTGCATGCTGAACAAAACGCCATTATTCAAGCAGCCCTACATGGGGCATCAATAAAGGGCAGTACTATATACGTTACTCATATGCCTTGTATTATTTGTGCGAAGATGATAATAAATGCCGGTATTACAAGAATTGTTTTTAAAGGAGAATATCCAGACAGCTTCTCAGAGGAAATGCTTAGAGAGGCTGGTATCTTATTGCAAAAATATGATTGA
- the upp gene encoding uracil phosphoribosyltransferase, which produces MSKVVVIDHPLIQHKLTLIRDKNTGSKAFRDLVKEISMLMGYEITRELPLEEIEIETPVCKTKSMAIAGKKLGIVPILRAGLGMVDGILQLIPAAKVGHVGLYRDPETLMPVEYYCKLPSDVEERELIVLDPMLATGGSANAAIQFLKDRGANCIKLVCLIASPEGIEVVQKEHPDVDIYVASVDEKLNDHAYIVPGLGDAGDRLFGTK; this is translated from the coding sequence ATGAGTAAAGTTGTAGTAATTGACCATCCGTTAATACAACATAAATTAACGTTAATAAGAGATAAAAATACAGGTTCTAAGGCTTTTAGAGATTTAGTAAAAGAAATATCTATGTTAATGGGCTATGAAATAACAAGAGAATTACCTCTTGAAGAAATTGAGATAGAAACACCTGTATGTAAAACAAAATCTATGGCTATTGCCGGTAAAAAGCTAGGAATTGTTCCAATACTTAGGGCTGGATTAGGTATGGTAGATGGGATACTACAGCTTATACCTGCAGCAAAGGTTGGTCATGTAGGTTTATATAGAGATCCAGAAACTTTGATGCCTGTTGAATACTACTGCAAACTACCATCAGATGTAGAGGAAAGAGAACTAATAGTATTAGATCCTATGCTTGCTACTGGTGGTTCAGCGAACGCAGCTATACAGTTTTTAAAGGATAGAGGGGCTAACTGTATAAAGCTAGTTTGTTTAATTGCTTCACCAGAGGGAATTGAAGTAGTTCAAAAAGAGCATCCGGATGTTGACATTTATGTGGCTTCTGTTGATGAAAAGTTAAATGATCATGCATATATCGTACCAGGCTTAGGTGATGCTGGAGATAGATTATTTGGAACTAAGTAA
- the rpiB gene encoding ribose 5-phosphate isomerase B, with protein sequence MRIAIGSDHGGYDLKEEIKSYLSEKGLETKDFGTDNRDSCDYPDYAIEVSEAVAKGDYDKGILICGTGIGISISANKVPGIRCALVGDCFSAKATRQHNDSNVLALGGRVLGTGLALEIVDIWLSTEFEGGRHQNRINKITEIEKKYSK encoded by the coding sequence ATGAGAATTGCTATAGGAAGCGATCATGGAGGATATGACTTAAAAGAAGAAATTAAATCCTATCTGTCAGAAAAAGGCTTAGAAACTAAAGATTTTGGTACAGATAATAGAGATTCTTGTGACTATCCTGATTATGCCATAGAGGTAAGTGAAGCTGTAGCTAAGGGAGACTATGATAAGGGAATACTTATTTGTGGAACAGGAATAGGTATTTCCATAAGTGCCAATAAAGTACCAGGTATAAGATGTGCATTAGTAGGAGATTGTTTCTCAGCAAAGGCTACTAGACAACATAATGATAGTAATGTCTTAGCTTTAGGTGGAAGAGTTTTAGGTACTGGCTTAGCTTTAGAAATAGTTGATATTTGGCTTTCTACAGAGTTTGAAGGTGGAAGACATCAAAACAGAATTAACAAAATAACTGAGATTGAAAAAAAGTATTCTAAATAA
- a CDS encoding low molecular weight protein arginine phosphatase: protein MKNILFVCTGNTCRSSMAEALLKNKIEQLRNSGTSINNWDNIKVISAGTAASPKQKASPQAIEIMAEKNISLKEHQSKQLTKGLIDEADIILTMTTNHKKVVLDMAPEVENKVYTLKEYIYTLEKTDSILDQMNDIFQKIQQKREQFIFKNQKRLDDLKKKREGLIRDLDVITWEIKKIEDDFLDEIGEEQDKLVLLKSKLPDLDIVDPFGQPINVYRNSAKEIEECLEKFVEKGFNI from the coding sequence ATGAAAAACATTTTATTTGTCTGTACAGGTAATACCTGTAGAAGCAGCATGGCTGAGGCACTCTTGAAAAATAAAATAGAACAGCTTAGAAATAGTGGGACAAGTATAAACAACTGGGATAACATTAAAGTTATTTCAGCCGGAACTGCTGCTTCACCTAAACAAAAAGCTTCACCTCAGGCTATTGAGATTATGGCAGAAAAAAATATATCATTAAAAGAGCATCAGTCAAAACAATTAACTAAAGGACTTATTGATGAAGCTGATATAATTTTAACTATGACAACAAATCATAAAAAGGTTGTACTAGATATGGCACCTGAGGTGGAAAATAAAGTCTATACTTTAAAGGAATATATCTATACTCTTGAAAAAACTGATTCCATATTAGACCAAATGAATGATATATTTCAAAAGATTCAGCAGAAAAGAGAGCAGTTTATATTTAAAAACCAGAAAAGGCTGGATGATTTAAAGAAAAAAAGGGAAGGTTTAATAAGGGATTTAGATGTAATAACTTGGGAAATAAAAAAGATAGAGGACGATTTTTTAGATGAAATTGGAGAAGAGCAGGATAAACTTGTGCTTTTAAAGAGTAAATTACCAGACTTAGATATAGTTGATCCTTTTGGACAGCCTATTAATGTATATAGAAATAGTGCTAAAGAAATAGAGGAATGTCTTGAAAAATTTGTCGAAAAAGGATTTAATATATAA
- a CDS encoding L-threonylcarbamoyladenylate synthase, which yields MDTKVINLYNENDNNYIEDCASIIKEGGTVAFPTETVYGLGANALNGEAVNKIFIAKGRPSDNPLIVHVASIEDARKLVIEITKEALLLMELFWPGPLTIILEKSNIIPVEVSAGLNTVAIRMPAHSIALNLIKAAGLPIAAPSANISGRPSPTKGEHVVEDLLGRIDAIIIGDDCKVGVESTVIDMTGNVPTILRPGGVTKEQLEEVLGEVAVDPAIDKGINLEEAPKSPGMKYTHYAPKADVVIIKGSKGSVIKKIKEMIFENRQLGKEVGVLCFEDTSLEYLNVIVKSLGKRDELEVIASNIFNLLREFDKTKVDIIIAEAVDERHIGQAIMNRLVKAAGYKVIYAKDNT from the coding sequence TTGGATACAAAAGTAATAAATCTATATAATGAAAATGATAATAATTACATAGAGGATTGTGCAAGTATTATAAAAGAGGGTGGAACTGTAGCCTTTCCAACAGAAACTGTCTATGGACTAGGAGCTAACGCCTTAAACGGAGAAGCGGTTAATAAAATATTTATCGCAAAGGGAAGACCATCGGATAATCCACTGATAGTTCATGTAGCATCTATTGAAGATGCAAGAAAACTAGTTATAGAAATTACGAAAGAAGCATTACTTTTAATGGAGTTATTTTGGCCAGGGCCACTTACGATTATTTTAGAAAAGTCAAATATAATTCCTGTTGAAGTAAGTGCAGGATTAAATACTGTGGCTATACGTATGCCTGCCCATTCTATTGCCTTAAACTTAATAAAAGCCGCTGGACTACCGATTGCTGCCCCAAGTGCGAACATATCAGGAAGACCTAGCCCAACAAAGGGAGAACATGTTGTAGAGGATCTTTTAGGAAGGATAGATGCAATAATTATCGGAGATGATTGTAAAGTAGGAGTTGAATCCACTGTTATAGACATGACTGGTAATGTCCCAACTATTTTACGTCCTGGTGGAGTGACAAAGGAGCAACTTGAGGAAGTTTTAGGAGAAGTAGCTGTAGATCCAGCTATTGATAAAGGTATAAATCTAGAAGAGGCTCCAAAGTCTCCAGGTATGAAGTATACCCACTATGCACCCAAGGCGGATGTAGTTATAATAAAGGGTTCGAAGGGATCTGTTATTAAAAAAATTAAAGAAATGATATTTGAAAATAGACAGCTAGGAAAAGAAGTTGGTGTACTTTGTTTTGAAGATACAAGTTTAGAGTACTTAAACGTTATTGTGAAAAGTCTAGGTAAACGAGATGAATTAGAAGTAATTGCATCAAATATATTCAATCTATTACGAGAATTTGACAAAACAAAAGTAGATATAATAATAGCTGAAGCAGTTGATGAGAGGCATATAGGACAGGCCATAATGAACCGATTAGTAAAGGCAGCTGGGTATAAAGTGATTTATGCTAAAGATAATACCTAG
- a CDS encoding peptidoglycan D,D-transpeptidase FtsI family protein has product MKADFNKRIIHLIIFSSLLFLSMIVYLTYFQLITGPRIVDNPYNKRQWAREDNTIRGFIYDRNGVELATTEVVDGTPVRKYPFERIYSHVIGYSSKQYGKYGIENYYNDTLMAIGDSTVARIREQLSGEMIRGNHLVLTIDHELQKTAERLLRGKKGSIVAINPSNGEVLAMVSKPDFSPVNLNQQWEGLINDERSPLINRSLAGLYPPGSTYKVIMASAVLENLSIVNTEHNCTGSIIIDGYELSDYGRTAHGLVDLTRSLVVSCNSSFAQMALELGTRRVVNVSNRFFMGRTINSDMPLRQSRIPQEDDIPTTELGAIAIGQGRLLMTPMHMALVAAAIGNDGVMVEPYIVREVQNFNGRVLQRGGGQSHRVVSDDIARQVKEMMVAVVSQGTGRNARIQGVRVAGKTGTAQTAGGADHSLFIGFAPEDNPKIAIAVILENEGKSGGQAAAPIAREMMQLGLRRGGE; this is encoded by the coding sequence TTGAAGGCTGATTTTAATAAAAGAATAATTCACTTAATTATATTTAGTTCTTTATTGTTTCTATCGATGATCGTGTATTTGACATATTTTCAACTAATTACAGGGCCTAGAATTGTTGATAATCCTTACAACAAAAGGCAATGGGCAAGAGAGGATAATACAATTCGTGGTTTTATCTATGATAGAAATGGAGTAGAGCTAGCGACTACTGAGGTTGTTGATGGAACACCTGTAAGAAAATATCCCTTTGAACGGATATACAGTCATGTTATCGGTTATAGTAGTAAGCAATATGGAAAATATGGTATAGAAAACTATTATAATGATACCTTAATGGCAATAGGTGATAGCACTGTTGCCCGCATAAGGGAACAACTTTCAGGAGAAATGATTAGAGGGAATCATTTGGTTCTCACTATAGACCATGAGTTACAAAAAACTGCAGAGAGACTTCTAAGAGGTAAGAAAGGTTCGATTGTTGCGATAAATCCTTCAAATGGAGAGGTTTTAGCCATGGTTAGCAAACCGGATTTTAGCCCAGTTAATCTAAATCAACAATGGGAAGGATTAATAAACGATGAAAGAAGTCCTTTAATAAATAGAAGCTTGGCTGGATTGTATCCCCCAGGATCTACATATAAGGTTATTATGGCATCGGCTGTTTTAGAGAATTTAAGTATAGTTAATACAGAGCATAATTGTACTGGATCTATAATAATTGATGGGTATGAGCTGTCAGACTATGGAAGGACTGCCCATGGTCTAGTGGACCTAACTAGGAGTTTAGTTGTATCTTGTAATAGTAGTTTCGCTCAGATGGCTTTAGAGCTTGGAACACGAAGAGTTGTTAATGTATCAAACAGGTTTTTTATGGGACGGACTATTAATAGTGATATGCCTTTAAGACAAAGTAGAATTCCGCAAGAAGATGATATACCAACAACAGAGCTGGGGGCTATAGCTATCGGTCAGGGAAGATTACTTATGACACCTATGCATATGGCTTTGGTAGCTGCTGCTATAGGAAATGATGGGGTTATGGTGGAACCATATATAGTGAGAGAAGTACAAAACTTTAATGGTAGGGTATTACAACGGGGCGGTGGACAAAGCCATAGAGTTGTTTCGGATGATATAGCTAGGCAAGTAAAAGAAATGATGGTTGCTGTTGTAAGTCAAGGAACAGGGAGAAATGCGAGAATACAAGGAGTAAGAGTTGCTGGTAAAACAGGTACTGCTCAAACGGCTGGTGGAGCAGACCACTCTTTATTTATTGGATTTGCACCAGAGGATAACCCTAAAATTGCTATTGCAGTAATTTTAGAAAATGAAGGGAAGTCTGGAGGGCAGGCAGCAGCACCGATAGCAAGAGAAATGATGCAACTTGGCTTAAGAAGAGGTGGAGAGTAA
- a CDS encoding FtsW/RodA/SpoVE family cell cycle protein, whose translation MRPINIVVIINSLFFLLIYLFIDPLNINILGAGGILTALIAICSYIIKKAKMGDSYIFLIISLLSSLGIIIIYRLDSGFGIRQIMWYALGVVLFFLGYVIFRYIRNWDEYIFLYVGTSIFLFLLTFFMGTTIKGATNWIRIGGFTFQPAEIIKLIFVFFLAAYIAYPEKLKNIYTFLFLVYVHILFLFLQRDLGMAMLFFGIFISIFYVSNKNLKLLLYNLLPAFGIIVIGYFTMTHVQVRYEAWVNPWRDIAGRGYQITQSLFAIAEGGFFGTGLGLGRPDSIPEVHTDFIFSAVCEEMGIFGGIGVILLYFILIYRGFKISLQIKDMFKKTVALGITLTYSYQTFIIIGGVTKLIPLTGITLPFISYGGSSLVSAFIAFGVLQGISKDVSEGAELIEG comes from the coding sequence ATGCGTCCTATAAATATTGTTGTAATTATTAATAGTTTATTTTTTCTTTTAATATATTTGTTTATAGACCCTTTAAATATAAATATACTTGGGGCAGGGGGAATTTTAACTGCCTTAATTGCTATATGCTCCTACATAATTAAGAAGGCTAAAATGGGTGACTCTTATATTTTTTTAATAATATCCCTTTTGTCAAGCTTAGGAATTATTATAATATATAGGCTAGATAGCGGATTTGGTATTAGACAAATTATGTGGTATGCCCTAGGGGTAGTTTTATTTTTCCTTGGCTACGTTATATTTAGATATATAAGGAATTGGGATGAATATATTTTCCTTTACGTCGGGACAAGTATTTTTCTTTTTTTATTAACTTTTTTTATGGGTACAACTATAAAAGGGGCAACTAACTGGATTAGAATAGGTGGGTTTACCTTTCAACCTGCTGAAATAATTAAGCTAATATTTGTTTTTTTTCTAGCCGCATATATTGCATATCCAGAGAAACTTAAAAATATATACACCTTTTTATTTTTAGTTTACGTGCATATATTATTTTTGTTTTTACAAAGAGATTTAGGCATGGCAATGCTATTTTTTGGTATATTTATAAGTATTTTTTATGTATCAAATAAAAATCTTAAATTACTTTTATATAATTTACTCCCGGCTTTTGGTATAATAGTTATCGGTTATTTTACGATGACACATGTTCAAGTTAGATACGAGGCCTGGGTAAACCCTTGGCGGGATATCGCTGGAAGGGGATATCAAATTACTCAATCCCTATTTGCTATAGCAGAAGGTGGTTTCTTTGGTACGGGTTTAGGTTTAGGAAGACCTGACTCTATTCCTGAGGTACATACGGATTTTATCTTTTCTGCTGTGTGCGAAGAGATGGGAATTTTCGGGGGCATTGGAGTAATTCTGCTTTATTTTATTTTAATTTATAGAGGTTTTAAAATTAGTTTGCAAATTAAGGATATGTTTAAGAAAACCGTAGCATTGGGTATAACCCTAACCTATAGTTATCAAACCTTTATAATAATTGGTGGGGTTACTAAACTTATTCCACTTACAGGTATAACTTTGCCATTTATAAGCTATGGTGGGAGTTCTTTGGTCTCTGCATTTATTGCCTTCGGAGTATTACAAGGTATTTCTAAGGATGTTTCGGAGGGGGCTGAATTGATTGAAGGCTGA
- a CDS encoding FHA domain-containing protein, which produces MFRLFSWALSYIFIFLIYYFIYSIIRLIYLDVKNMKEKEEKNVGGPFLKLLTSIEKLDFPVESLYAVGNNTIIGRGTESNIKIEDKFISTKHAQIIMDEEEFFLEDLGSVNGTYLNGNKIEDAERLKNGDKIGIGLLEFVFVKETG; this is translated from the coding sequence ATGTTTAGATTATTTTCATGGGCTTTAAGCTATATATTTATATTTTTAATTTATTATTTTATATATAGCATTATAAGGCTCATTTATTTAGATGTTAAAAACATGAAAGAAAAGGAAGAAAAAAATGTGGGGGGTCCATTTCTCAAATTGTTAACTTCAATTGAGAAATTGGACTTTCCTGTAGAGTCTCTTTATGCTGTTGGGAACAATACAATTATAGGCAGAGGAACTGAGAGTAATATAAAAATTGAGGACAAGTTTATTTCTACTAAACACGCACAAATTATTATGGATGAAGAAGAATTTTTTTTAGAGGACCTTGGAAGTGTTAATGGAACCTATTTAAATGGAAATAAAATTGAGGATGCAGAGAGACTCAAAAACGGGGACAAAATCGGAATAGGATTGTTAGAATTTGTTTTTGTAAAGGAGACTGGTTGA
- a CDS encoding ZIP family metal transporter produces the protein MNTLLQTTLIGFFVGIIGTGLGGTMSFVLDHPTKKFLSGIIGISSGLMVAIVTFELIPEAFMLGGIWGTAIGVGLGTIIAASLDSLVTNTYFKAGGQSYIKTSLLLGIGIAMHNFPEGLAIGSGFMAHQRLGVGLAIVIALHNMPEGIAMVTPLRAGGYSKMKAFFLTLLAGAPMGLGAYFGGLIGAIAYEFIGLCLAFAGGTMLYITFGELIPRSKTLHDSRATTVFSVIGFIVGMVVSKTF, from the coding sequence TTGAATACATTATTACAAACCACCCTAATTGGTTTTTTTGTCGGTATTATTGGTACTGGTCTAGGGGGCACTATGTCATTTGTTTTAGATCATCCTACAAAAAAATTTTTAAGTGGTATTATTGGAATATCCAGTGGACTAATGGTAGCCATAGTAACTTTTGAATTAATTCCAGAGGCTTTTATGCTTGGTGGAATATGGGGTACAGCAATAGGGGTTGGACTAGGGACTATTATAGCGGCTTCGTTAGACTCCTTGGTAACGAACACTTATTTCAAAGCTGGGGGACAGTCATATATTAAAACATCATTATTGCTCGGAATAGGAATAGCTATGCATAACTTTCCAGAAGGATTAGCAATAGGATCAGGGTTTATGGCTCATCAAAGATTGGGAGTTGGCTTGGCTATTGTAATAGCCTTACATAATATGCCAGAAGGAATAGCTATGGTAACACCTCTAAGAGCCGGAGGATATTCTAAAATGAAGGCATTCTTTTTAACCTTGTTAGCTGGTGCACCTATGGGCTTAGGGGCATATTTTGGTGGATTAATAGGCGCCATTGCATATGAGTTTATAGGCTTATGTCTTGCCTTTGCAGGGGGGACTATGCTTTACATTACATTTGGAGAATTAATACCTAGATCGAAGACCCTTCACGATAGTAGAGCCACAACTGTTTTTTCTGTTATTGGCTTCATCGTTGGTATGGTTGTTTCCAAAACATTTTAA
- a CDS encoding glycerol-3-phosphate acyltransferase, which produces MTYILVMIIGYLAGCFQTSYILVKLIKKTDIRNLGNGNAGASNTTISLGWKYGVLVALLDIAKAIVSILIVRHIYTTLAFDQLIFLLYLNGLSVILGHNYPFYMGFKGGKGTASLVGMILAINIPMGLLGIGIIFIVTVLTDYIALGTIALVTFFTISTVFLEYGVGPIVIASIIALLSIYNHIPNIQRIRNGQEKGLRRALSQRDGSS; this is translated from the coding sequence ATGACCTATATTTTAGTTATGATAATTGGCTATTTAGCTGGTTGCTTTCAAACATCATATATTTTAGTAAAACTAATTAAAAAAACTGACATAAGAAACCTAGGGAACGGAAATGCCGGCGCATCAAATACTACCATAAGCTTAGGTTGGAAATATGGCGTCCTAGTTGCTCTTTTAGATATAGCCAAAGCTATTGTATCTATTTTGATAGTAAGGCATATATACACTACTTTAGCTTTTGATCAATTAATATTTTTGCTTTATCTAAACGGCCTCTCTGTTATTTTAGGCCATAATTATCCTTTCTACATGGGATTTAAGGGCGGTAAAGGAACTGCTTCCCTAGTTGGAATGATTTTAGCTATTAATATTCCTATGGGTTTATTAGGTATCGGAATAATATTTATAGTGACTGTTTTAACAGATTATATTGCACTAGGAACTATAGCACTTGTAACTTTCTTTACAATTTCTACAGTGTTTTTAGAATATGGAGTAGGTCCAATAGTTATAGCCTCAATAATAGCTCTATTAAGCATATATAATCATATTCCAAATATACAAAGAATAAGGAACGGACAGGAAAAAGGCCTTAGAAGAGCATTGAGTCAGAGGGACGGTTCTTCTTGA
- a CDS encoding MFS transporter, giving the protein MQAASKTKLPMYVQLCYGIGVSYAIIDQIFAQWVIYYYLPPENSGLRPLIAPIYIALALIISRFVDMIFDPLVGYISDNFHSKWGRRIPFIAVGCIPLVICTIALFYPPSNTSLIPWHLSIVGSLFFIFYTIVGAPYNALIPEISQNYEDRLNLSTWQSVFRLLYTAIAMISPGILMKSLSNENPELGLRKMVIFLSLFALIGMIFMVFTIKEMNYSKAKAEKVDLNRALRIIFKDKSFIYYLLGLLFFFIGFNTLRTVMNYFVEDVMGLGKEYLTIVSAILFGFSALFFYPINRLSKKIGYRKPMLVFLIALIILSIGLFQLGKTIPTSWGFIIFALIGIPVSGAAFIFPPAMLSEIVAHSRRDNNLQSEGFYFGIQGFFLKMAFLVSVGLVPILLTYGENINLIDSIVKGTGTVQLQGIYLTTILASISFFISFIFYYIYPEKIEI; this is encoded by the coding sequence ATGCAGGCAGCTTCAAAAACAAAATTACCTATGTATGTCCAATTGTGCTATGGAATAGGTGTTAGTTATGCAATTATCGACCAAATATTTGCCCAGTGGGTTATTTACTATTATCTACCCCCAGAAAACTCTGGATTAAGACCACTTATTGCGCCGATTTATATAGCTTTAGCTTTAATTATTTCAAGATTTGTAGATATGATATTCGATCCATTAGTTGGCTATATTTCTGACAACTTTCATTCAAAATGGGGCAGAAGAATTCCATTTATAGCTGTGGGATGCATCCCTCTTGTTATTTGTACCATTGCTTTGTTTTATCCACCGTCTAATACTTCTTTAATACCATGGCATTTAAGTATTGTGGGCTCTCTATTTTTTATTTTCTATACGATTGTAGGGGCACCGTATAACGCATTAATTCCTGAAATTTCACAAAACTATGAGGATAGACTAAATCTTTCAACATGGCAATCAGTTTTTAGACTACTTTACACTGCTATAGCTATGATTTCCCCGGGTATTCTAATGAAGAGTCTTAGTAATGAGAACCCAGAACTAGGTCTTCGAAAAATGGTTATATTCCTAAGCCTGTTTGCATTAATAGGTATGATTTTTATGGTTTTCACCATTAAAGAAATGAATTATTCTAAAGCGAAGGCAGAAAAAGTCGACTTAAACCGTGCCCTTAGGATTATATTTAAGGATAAATCTTTTATCTATTACTTACTAGGCTTGCTTTTTTTCTTCATAGGATTTAATACCTTAAGAACAGTAATGAATTATTTTGTTGAGGATGTTATGGGTCTAGGAAAGGAATATTTAACTATAGTTTCAGCTATACTATTTGGCTTTTCAGCATTATTTTTTTACCCAATCAATAGACTTTCAAAGAAAATAGGTTATAGAAAGCCAATGCTTGTTTTCCTTATAGCACTTATTATTCTTTCTATTGGATTATTTCAACTTGGGAAGACAATACCCACATCCTGGGGCTTCATAATTTTCGCACTAATAGGTATACCAGTGTCCGGGGCTGCATTTATTTTTCCACCAGCTATGCTTAGTGAAATAGTAGCCCATTCAAGAAGGGATAACAATCTGCAGTCCGAGGGTTTTTACTTTGGTATACAAGGCTTTTTCTTAAAAATGGCTTTTTTAGTTTCTGTAGGTTTAGTCCCAATATTACTAACCTATGGAGAGAATATTAATTTAATAGATAGTATTGTTAAGGGCACTGGTACTGTACAGCTGCAGGGCATATATTTAACTACTATTTTAGCTTCTATAAGCTTCTTTATTTCTTTTATATTCTATTATATTTATCCTGAAAAAATAGAAATATAA
- a CDS encoding CPBP family intramembrane glutamic endopeptidase, whose translation MFVALFFISFIVLSNVVVSVLPVDINRELIQKLSFILQTISVILSILLIYAIFDRKKDLYIGWGQKNKFRLLIEGCIWGIACITTTFILLWALKGIRVTAISFDRNVLSSLSFPFILYMFVAVNEELLSRGYFYGLIKRDFGWRISIIASSIIFSILHISNPSILQSPFPLLNLFLAGILFGVAREVTDGLWVPIGIHFTWNFFLGNVYGLAVSGMDIGGSIIKTEVVGNQLITGGGFGPEGSIIATIVITMFTIAIWRWYRKKG comes from the coding sequence TTGTTTGTAGCATTATTTTTTATATCTTTTATAGTTTTAAGTAATGTTGTCGTCAGTGTATTGCCTGTTGATATAAACAGAGAGCTTATTCAAAAGCTTTCATTCATTCTACAAACTATTAGTGTAATTCTGTCAATCTTACTGATTTATGCAATATTTGATAGAAAGAAAGATCTATACATAGGATGGGGACAAAAAAATAAATTTAGATTATTAATAGAGGGCTGTATTTGGGGAATAGCATGTATAACAACAACTTTTATACTTTTGTGGGCATTAAAGGGCATTAGAGTAACTGCTATAAGTTTTGATAGAAATGTTCTATCAAGCCTATCATTTCCGTTTATATTATATATGTTTGTAGCAGTTAATGAAGAATTACTAAGTCGAGGTTACTTTTATGGTTTAATTAAAAGAGATTTTGGTTGGAGAATTAGTATAATTGCAAGCTCTATAATATTTTCTATTTTACATATCTCGAATCCTAGTATTTTACAAAGTCCATTTCCACTATTAAATCTTTTTTTAGCTGGAATTTTATTTGGAGTAGCTAGAGAGGTTACTGATGGACTTTGGGTACCAATAGGAATTCATTTCACATGGAACTTTTTTTTAGGGAATGTTTATGGATTGGCGGTTTCTGGTATGGATATAGGTGGTTCTATAATTAAAACAGAAGTTGTTGGTAATCAACTAATTACAGGCGGTGGGTTTGGACCAGAGGGAAGCATAATAGCAACTATAGTAATAACAATGTTTACAATTGCAATTTGGAGATGGTACAGGAAAAAAGGTTAA